ATGGAGATTCCGGCTCAACGGTTTATATGCCTAGTATGGGGTGGagttatatactattagaGGCAACTTTGATGAGTACCAGCTGCAAGCCCGGGACTTTTTTGCTCTCCCCACATTCGGCGACGCCGTGAGATGTAAACAAGGAAGAATTATTAGAGAAATGCAATTTTAATCGAGATAGTGCACTTATTGTTTGTCTTGGTGTCGGCGGGTTTTCATGGTTGGCGCGTAAGGCCTCGGGAGAAAGTGGATGACGATATCTGTATCTTCACTGTCTACCCAGCTACCGGATGACCTTCCCATCGATTAACGGGTGGGCTTTTGCTGTCAACAATCTCTGTCGGCTCGGTACATAGGAATAATCCTCAGTGAGCACAGATAAGTTCATTGATTTGTGGTCAGTGTGCTTCGCGTACTCCGCAGGCCTACCTAATAATTGTATATACATTTCTATTGGGGACAACTCACAGCACCATCCCAACAAAAACTTTGACCCTTAAAGAACGAGCCCCCTAAGAGGGTGACGTAAGTTTGGCTCGTTACAAGCTCCATTCAACTCTTCATGATAGGGCCAAGCCAAGTTGTTGCTCAGTCAAGTGAAAGTTGCCGGCGCACCAAAAATAAGAGAAACTTGGCCAGTCAAGAtacagcatcaccaccagatcATCCCTCATACAGCAGACTGAACGAGCAAAACATGAAATCAGTGACCGCCAATTCTCTGTTAGGAATAGTCCGGTGACCGCACATTTGCCCGAGACACCGCCGTGGAGAGTATCCCACGAAACCATTCGTCTGTTCCTGCAATGTCTCACTCGTTatcatcgcctccaaatAGAGACTCTCACGGATTCCCCACGCTCTCCCGTGCGCGTACATATCCCTGAATGTGACTGTCTGCTTCAGAGCATGCCAGAGCTCTCCTGGATGGTCCGACTATAGCACACAGGAAACAGCTTCGCCCAGAAACGGTACATCCCTGGTCGGTTTGACTTTTCCGACATCAGCCACCGGGCAAAATTGGATTCTGTCCGAAAGGAACCCGTGCTACGCAGATGCACAACCTTCTCACATTATTAGAGTGTGGGTCGGTAAAAGGGTTTGACTTTGGTGTAAGAGGCCTACCTTCTCGAACCGCTGCAGAGCAAGATAGTACGGCTCTGAGAGGCCAACTGCTTTTTTTGTGACAGTCTCCTTCTTGATTTTCTTTGCTGCCATCACATATACCTTCGAAAGCGTATCTCGATCCAGGTTATCGTGGTCACCGACGAGGATTTCCCCAGGCATTCTCCAACCGTGTCTCTCGTAGATAACTTCAATTAGTCGGGCGAGGGTGTCTGCCTGCCATGTCACAAGAAGTTCCCCGTGGAAAGTACTCATGTACTGCTTGGCAATCGCTACATCAAGGTTGAGTTGAACACTCTCTGAGCAAAGTTGCTTCA
This region of Aspergillus puulaauensis MK2 DNA, chromosome 5, nearly complete sequence genomic DNA includes:
- a CDS encoding uncharacterized protein (COG:S;~EggNog:ENOG410Q2BC), whose translation is MGTDIVQRYGPGMSFYRSQIKPSRPKIRLEDAALKEYCAALRELTITNKLLEKKVKQLCSESVQLNLDVAIAKQYMSTFHGELLVTWQADTLARLIEVIYERHGWRMPGEILVGDHDNLDRDTLSKVYVMAAKKIKKETVTKKAVGLSEPYYLALQRFEKVVHLRSTGSFRTESNFARWLMSEKSNRPGMYRFWAKLFPVCYSRTIQESSGML